In Aspergillus flavus chromosome 3, complete sequence, one genomic interval encodes:
- the aflW gene encoding aflW, producing MDPANRPLRVVTIGTGISGILMAYQIQKQCPNVEHVLYEKNADVGGTWLENRYPMAGCDVPSHAYTYPFAPNPDWPRYFSYAPDIWNYLDRVCKVFGLRRYMVFHTEVVGCYWNEDRGEWTVRLRQHASGSEPREFEDHCHVLVHASGVFNNPQWPQIPGLHDRFQGRVLHTARWPDDYQESQWKSDRVAVIGSGASSIQTVPGMQPTVKHLDVFVRTGVWFGVLAGNTGSQTKEYSPTERDEFRRNPAALVAHAKAIEDQVNGMWGAFCTGSKGQAMGSAFFRQRTANLIKDERLREGLDPPFAFGCRRITPGDPYMEAIQKENVHVHFTPVVSCTEKGVVGGDGVERQVDTVVCATGFDASYRPRFPIVGRDGMDLREKWKECPNSYLGLAVPEMPNFFTFIGPTWPIQNGSVIGPLQAVSKYVVQWIKKAQNENLRSFVPRQDRTDQFNDHVQEWVKHTVWKDNCRSWYKNNETGRVNAIWPGSSLHYQQVIDQPRYEDFDIRSFHENPWACLGMGWTIQDRKGPKEADVSPHLGLQEIDPKWYEEVGGNPRILQEQLERRGSPTAIHSSKEFKPWSAIAVKWIPVVVLGWALVRFT from the exons ATGGACCCGGCCAACCGCCCGTTGCGGGTGGTGACCATCGGCACGGGCATCTCGGGGATACTGATGGCATACCAGATCCAGAAGCAATGCCCTAATGTCGAGCACGTTTTGTATGAGAAAAACGCGGACGTGGGTGGTACCTGGTTAGAAAACCGTTACCCCATGGCCGGTTGCGATGTCCCGAGCCACGCCTACACCTACCCCTTTGCTCCGAATCCAGACTGGCCCCGATACTTCTCCTATGCGCCCGATATCTGGAATTACCTCGACCGGGTATGCAAAGTCTTTGGTCTTCGCCGTTACATGGTGTTTCACACGGAGGTCGTGGGCTGCTACTGGAACGAAGACCGCGGAGAATGGACTGTCCGACTTCGACAGCACGCTAGCGGCAGTGAGCCCCGAGAGTTTGAAGACCATTGTCACGTCTTGGTTCACGCGTCGGGGGTATTCAATAATCCTCAGTGGCCGCAAATCCCCGGCCTCCATGACCGGTTCCAAGGCCGTGTGCTCCATACCGCACGATGGCCCGACGACTACCAAGAGTCACAATGGAAGAGTGATAGGGTGGCAGTCATTGGCTCCGGGGCATCATCCATCCAAACGGTGCCCGGCATGCAGCCCACGGTGAAGCATCTCGATGTCTTTGTGCGGACGGGCGTATGGTTCGGAGTGCTAGCGGGCAACACTGGCAGCCAGACCAAGGAATACTCGCCCACCGAGCGCGACGAATTCCGGCGCAATCCAGCAGCGCTTGTGGCCCACGCAAAGGCCATCGAGGACCAGGTCAACGGCATGTGGGGGGCCTTTTGCACTGGATCCAAAGGGCAAGCGATGGGATCTGCGTTTTTCCGCCAGCGCACCGCCAACTTGATCAAGGATGAGCGGCTACGAGAAGGGCTTGACCCGCCCTTTGCGTTTGGTTGTCGTCGCATCACCCCGGGGGATCCCTACATGGAGGCGATTCAGAAGGAGAACGTCCATGTACACTTTACCCCCGTGGTAAGCTGTACGGAGAAGGGCGTGGTGGGCGGTGACGGAGTAGAGCGCCAGGTCGACACGGTAGTATGTGCCACGGGCTTCGATGCATCCTATCGGCCACGCTTCCCCATTGTGGGCCGAGACGGCATGGACTTGAGGGAGAAGTGGAAGGAGTGTCCCAATTCGTATCTAGGCCTGGCCGTGCCCGAGATGcccaacttcttcacattCATTGGGCCGACATGGCCTATCCAAAATGGCAGTGTCATTGGGCCGCTGCAGGCCGTCTCGAAGTACGTGGTGCAGTGGATTAAGAAGGCCCAGAATGAGAATCTCCGTAGCTTCGTGCCGCGACAGGACCGCACGGATCAATTCAACGATCATGTCCAGGAGTGGGTGAAGCACACGGTGTGGAAAGATAACTGCCGAAGCT GGTACAAGAACAACGAGACGGGTCGGGTCAATGCCATCTGGCCCGGTTCTTCGCTGCACTACCAGCAAGTCATTGACCAGCCTCGCTACGAAGACTTCGACATCCGCTCCTTCCATGAGAATCCCTGGGCCTGCCTGGGCATGGGCTGGACAATCCAGGACCGCAAAGGCCCGAAGGAAGCAGATGTCAGTCCGCATCTGGGCTTACAGGAGATCGACCCGAAATG GTACGAAGAGGTGGGCGGCAATCCGCGGATATTACAGGAGCAGCTCGAGCGTCGTGGATCACCCACTGCGATACATAGCAGCAAGGAATTTAAGCCCTGGTCTGCAATAGCAGTTAAATGGATCCCAGTGGTTGTGCTTGGCTGGGCGCTTGTCCGTTTCACGTAA
- the aflV gene encoding aflV/ cypX/ cytochrome P450 monooxygenase — MTNTASRELIRAIEHVPLTWWFLAVGGAWIVSKIVKILQTAYFSPLRKVPGPWYARLTSARLAWASFANNRIYYVQSLHEKYGPIVLIGPEEVDIADPVAAKQIHRMGSGFVKAPFYKLLSPGPVDNIFNFRDAKLHSTRRKLYAKGFTLNSLRQQWEPTIRNIVALTVERIRHDAQQGEAEILGWWTLMANETVCKLTFNGGHDTVRNGTKDPFVLMLERRMGDLAHLLQHFAPPLYYLGRLLGRAEPRLHDVFFSQETMFEAGKHVVAIARSARDAEGDRNLFVKALAAGDLESKIGCLNDTEIITDAGALLLAGSDPTALSLTYLIWCVLNRPKLQAELESEVAGLQGDITDAACADLPILNAVICESLRLYGPAPGSMPRSPPPDGATLCGYYIPPSAVVVTQNWSLHGNPKVWKDPHTFDHTRWLPGSSLSEEAKMSFNPFGQGARQCLGIHLGWMQLRLATALFFRRCPGAKLAPSTTPESMVMIDSFIAGMPKARRCAIQL; from the exons ATGACCAACACTGCGTCAAGAGAGCTCATTCGGGCCATCGAGCATGTTCCACTCACCTGGTGGTTCCTCGCTGTGGGCGGTGCCTGGATTGTGAGCAAGATTGTCAAG ATTCTTCAAACCGCATATTTCAGTCCCCTTCGTAAGGTCCCTGGTCCCTGGTATGCACGCCTGACGAGTGCTCGGCTTGCCTGGGCATCTTTTGCCAACAACCGCATTTATTATGTGCAATCCCTCCATGAGAAGTATGGACCTATTGTGCTCATCGGCCCCGAGGAGGTTGACATAGCCGATCCCGTGGCTGCTAAGCAAATCCATCGGATGGGGTCGGGATTCGTTAAAGCTCCCTTTTACAAGCTGCTCTCCCCCGGACCGGTTGATAACATCTTCAATTTCCGCGATGCCAAGCTGCACAGCACTCGACGCAAGCTGTACGCCAAAGGCTTCACTTTAAATAGTCTGCGACAACAGTGGGAGCCTACCATTCGCAACATTGTTGCGCTGACGGTCGAGAGAATTCGCCACGACGCGCAGCAGGGCGAAGCGGAAATCCTAGGTTGGTGGACGTTGATGGCCAACGAGACTGTGTGCAAATTGACCTTCAATGGCGGCCATGATACGGTGCGCAATGGAACAAAGGACCCCTTCGTCCTCATGCTGGAACGTCGCATGGGCGACCTGGCGCATCTGCTGCAGCATTTCGCCCCACCGCTGTACTATCTAGGTCGCCTGCTTGGACGCGCAGAGCCCCGGCTACACGATGTTTTCTTCTCGCAGGAGACGATGTTCGAAGCAGGAAAGCATGTCGTGGCAATTGCCCGCAGTGCACGCGATGCCGAGGGAGACCGGAATCTGTTCGTCAAAGCCCTAGCCGCAGGCGATTTAGAGAGCAAGATCGGCTGTCTCAATGACACGGAGATCATCACCGATGCCGGGGCGTTGCTCCTAGCTGGGTCGGACCCCACTGCATTATCCTTGACATATCTCATTTGGTGCGTGCTGAATCGTCCAAAACTGCAGGCCGAGCTTGAGTCCGAAGTTGCGGGATTGCAGGGAGATATCACCGATGCGGCCTGTGCAGACCTGCCTATCCTGAATGCCGTGATATGTGAAAGTCTCCGTTTGTATGGACCGGCCCCTGGATCCATGCCTCGCAGTCCACCCCCAGACGGTGCCACCCTGTGTGGGTATTACATCCCTCCCTCGGCCGTTGTCGTTACGCAGAACTGGAGTCTGCACGGCAATCCGAAGGTGTGGAAAGACCCTCATAC ATTTGATCACACACGGTGGCTGCCAGGGTCGTCGCTATCAGAAGAGGCGAAAATGTCATTCAATCCCTTCGGCCAGGGAGCACGTCAATGTCTAGGTATTCATCTTGGGTGGATGCAGCTGCGTCTCGCCACGGCCTTGTTTTTCCGTCGCTGCCCAGGAGCCAAGTTGGCACCTTCAACTACCCCGGAGAGCATGGTCATGATTGATAGTTTCATCGCCGGTATGCCCAAGGCGCGCCGCTGCGCCATTCAGTTGTAG